Sequence from the Osmerus eperlanus chromosome 23, fOsmEpe2.1, whole genome shotgun sequence genome:
gggcaacagaggctaatgtcatgatgctaatacttcagtgaaatagtagactactgtttccgaaagtagatgtacttccttcataaaatcagcttatattgtacattacacgtcacaattgtgtgtcatatcacaaagtaaaattagtaaatagttatcaccctggcctctttgcttgtggcgtttctgcagctgccttgcaatgAGACGggccacgtcgacctagattaaattgataaggtcggaacgaagggagacaaatggtaaccgcggtcggacccgtctgccaagcggccgtgcggctgcggcccctttggaatcagactggccacgtctgCCGCCGCCGCCGACGACCAAGCCCCTTAAATCGACAGAGATACTTTCTTGTCGAAAAACGGCCAAATTGAATGGTGTTCGATTGCGTATCGGAGGAATCCGAGGCTGCTGTCGCAACGTGAAAGTACGGAGAGGACCCCCAGAGGACCCACAGCTTACGCCGTTTCCCACGCTCACGACATCGTCTCCGCATTTTTACtctttgtcacgccacaaatcgaaagagtaatcttggacgtgacaaatcgggaaggttatctgaaacgcggagaggagtggaaagccATGGACGCCACTGACCTACGTGCCTACATAGGGCTGCTAATCCTGGCAGGGGTGTACAAGTCCCGAGGCGAAGCGGCCGCCAGTCTATGGGACGCGCAAAGCGGCAGAGCGATTTTCCGCACCACCATGCAGCTGAAACTCTTCTACACCTATTCGACGTCGATACGATTTGACGACCGTGGGACACGAGCGGCGAGACGCGCGACGGAAAAGTTGGCGGCGATAAGAGAGGTCTGGGATATGTGGGTAGAGAGATTACCACGCCTCTACGACCCAGGGCCCGAAGTGACCGTGGACGAACAACTGCTCGCGTTCAGAGGACGGTGTCCTTTCAAGCAGTACATGCCAAGCAAACCGGCGAAATACGGCATCAAGTCGTGGGTCGCGTGCGATGCAAAATCAAGCTACGCTTGGAAGATGCAAGTCTACACCGGGAAGCAGATGGACGGAGTCCCGGAGAGGAACCAGGGGATGCGCGTCGTGCTCGACGTGACAGAGGGCCTGAAGGATCGCAATGTCACGTGTGACAATTTCTTCACCTCTTACGAACTCGGACGAGAGCTCATGGCGACGAGAAACATGACCGTGGTTGGCACCGTGCGAAAGAACAGGGCCGAGCTCCTGTCCGAGCTGCTGACGACGAAGACGCAACGGGTGCTGTCGTCGCAGTTCGCCTTCACTCCAACCACCACTCTGGTTTCCTACCTCGCGAAGAAAAATAAGAACGTTTTACTCAtgagcacacgccacacagacgCTGAAATCAGTGACAGAAACGACGGCAAACCGACCATCGTCCTGGATTATAATTTGAACAAAGGCGGAGTCGACAATCTGGATAAGGTCATCACGGCCTACAGCTGTAAAAGGAAGACGGCCCGCTGGCCCCTCGTCATCTTCAGCAACATCGTTGACGTCTCCTCCTACAACGCCtttgtgatatggagagaggtCAACCCCAACTGGATGCCGCGTAAGCGCAACAAGAGAAGGTTTTTCCTCGAGCAGCTCGGAAGGGCCCTTGTGACTCCGCTGATCGAAAGAAGACGATGTCTGCGCCGCACTGGAGCTGCTGCCGCGGTTGTGAAAGATCTACGGATGGCCAGCTGTCGCGATCCGCCTCCTCAGCGGCGACCCGGAGAGGATGGCGCAGCCGCCACCGCCGCCTCCTCATCGGCAGGACCGACGTCGCCGGTCCCTGCcagtaagaggaagagatgtcaagtctgcccggtgaagaaggaccgtaaaacgttcaccgtttgtcgcgggtgtaagaggcctgtctgcaaatcctgttcgcatgtatactgccccacatgccccaccgaGCTGGGCTTCGGCCAAGGAGAGGTTCCCGTTGACCCTGGACGACCCGCGGGAGTGTGTGCAGAAGACTGAACAACTCAGTCGAGTGCAGAAGAGGGCTTTGCTCAAGCCACAGCGCTGCTAACGCTACTACCAACACATGCATGGGATGTATATATGATGTATTAGGACGGCGGGCTGGAGGTTCTATCCCTAGTGCTgtctgcgggtcgttgtgaagcacggtgtcatgcgtggtgtgacaacttttcatgatacaaaaataaagtgaaacatttgattTTATTCCTCGCGTTGTCTTCCTAGCCTAGTCGTGGtgaagcaaactgacgttgtgacaactttttcataataaaaaaaaaaaaaagtgaacccttttatttctagccttgtctgcctagcctattagtacactctcgcgctgtatcctagtctgcgctgtgactcaccatacctagtctgttacgccaccctcgtgctgacaaccttttgtaatacaaaaatagtgaagtgaaacattatccgtcaaaataaaaatgaaatcataTTTGCCCTGACCGTCAAGCGAACCCGGGCCACGGAGCTGAAAGCCCCACATtcttgccactagaccaccagggagatacttgtttattgcgctgtctctgcctttttgttagacacagcaacgtctgtgttgtttattacgagaccccgcactgtctccggttccttgtgacccacagcggtcttctgacaacttttcataatacaaaaataaataaagtcaaacctttcattcccacgctgtgggtcacaacgacccccgagacagcgcgaaggtggcgtaatatacaacgctgtgggtcacaacgacccccgagacagcgcgatggtggcgtaatatacaacgctgtgggtcacaacgaccccccgagacagcgcgaaggtggcgtaatagacaacgctgtgggtcacaacaacccccgagacagcgcgaaggtggagtaatatacaacgctgtgggtcacaatgacccggagacagcgcgaaggataagttcaggttgcatagacaatgaggagagcgtaAGGGTTATTgtgctgtctctgcctttttgttagacacggcaacgtctgtgttgtctattacgagaccccgcactgtctctggttccttgtgacccacagcggtcttctgacaacttttcgtaatacaaaaataaataaagtcaaacctttcattcccacgctgtgggtcacaacgacccccgagacagcgcgaagggggcgtaatagacaacgctgtgggtaacaacgacccccgagacagcgcgatggtggcgtaatatacaacgctgtgggtcacaatgacccagaGACAGTgcgaaggataagttcaggctgcatagacaatgaggagagcgtgagggttaagcgaacgtgataaccgctacactacggaaactgccaactcctgaaagacagaagcccagtgcacacacaaacacgcaagtaacaaggaaacagaacaaggacacacatttaaaatcttgacatgggcattttggctcatgaactagttgatactcttcttcagcaagctagcaacaaatgagattgttcaaagcaacctttcccaatcctggacctcaggtttccctgctctgcatgcgttagacctgattggacccttaccaagctctacagaaaacgacggagcatgtggcaccagggtactccaacaaacttgtaactgtcgacaatgcatcaattatttacgagactgctgataaaaggggacatgtgtccgcccggtctcgaaccggggacctttcgcgtgtgaggcgaacgggataaccactacactacggaaaactcttcctaaccaacaacagaatctcactgcacacccacacacacacaaacaaggacacagaacggggacacgcctttatcatgtcaaatgggcatttgggctcatgaaccagttgacatggttcttcaacaagtcagcgggcactgagacggtctaaggcagtggtttgcaacccttgtcctcaggccaggatgctttagatcagtggttcttaaacctgtcctcagggaacccctgtcctgcatgtttttagaggtttcttggctccaacacacctgattcaaatgcatgttcgttaccaggcttctagagagctacataacgacccacttatttgaatcgggtgtgttggagcagggaaacatctcaaacatgcagagcagggcagagcagggcaggtgggaccaggatcgcgaacgactggtctgaaggtctcagaagtaacaaaggtccttggcccatgacattcatggtaatcttgctgaacgggattctaccgactggtagaaacaacggaacggcttaaaaggcgaatccgcacaagtggcactgacttcccatttcaaagaatgacatgtcaactccactgaatcatgggacttcttgggacattgggactacatgggacattaactactctcgagaggatcgccattggactaaaaccgaggaaagatgcattagtttccacccggtctcgaaccggggacctttcgcgtgttaagcgaacgtgataacagctacactacggaaactgccaaatcctgaaagacagaagcccagtgcacacacaaacacgcaagtaacaaggaaacagaacaaggacacacatttaaaatcttgacatgggcatttcggctcatgaactagttgatactcttcttcagcaagctagcaacaaatgagattgtccaaagcaacctttcccaatcctggacctcaggtttccctgctctgcatgcgttagacctgattggacccttaccaagctctacagaaaacgacggagcatgtggcaccagggtactccaacaaacttgtaactgtcgacaatgcatcaattatttacgagactgctgataaaaggggacatgtttccgcccggtctcgaaccggggacctttcgcgtgtgaggcgaacatGATAACCaatacactacggaaacttcttcctaaccaacaacagaatctcactgcacacccacacacacacaaacaaggacacagaacaaggacacgcctttatcatgtcaaatgggcatttgggctcatgaaccagttgatatggttcttcaacaagtcagcgggcactgagacggtctaaggcagtggttctcaacccttgtcctcaggccagcatgctttagatcagtggttcttaaccctgtcctcagggaacccctgtcctgcatgtttttagaggtttcttggctccaacacacctgattcaaatgcatgttcgttaccaggcttctagagagctacataacgacccacttatttgaatcgggtgtgttggagcagggaaacatctcaaacatgcagggcagggcaggtgggaccaggatcgcgaacgactggtctgaaggtctcagaagtaacaaaggtccttggcccatgacattcatggtaatcttgctgaacaggattctaccgactggtagaaacaacggaacggcttaaaaggcgaatccgcacaagtggcaccagggtagctgacttcccatttcaaagaatgacatgtcaactccactgaatcatgggacttcttgggacattgggactacatgggacattaactactctcgagaggatcgccattggacgaaaaccgaggaaagatgtagaagtttccgcccggtatcgaaccggggacctttcgcgtgttaagcgaacgtgataacagctacactacggaaactgccaactcctgaaagacagaagcccagtgcacacacaaacacgcaagtaacaaggaaacagaacaaggacacacatttaaaatcttgacatgggcatttcggctcatgaactagttgatactcttcttcagcaagctagcaacaaatgagattgtccaaagcaacctttcccaatcctggacctcaggtttccctgctctgcatgcgttagacctgattggacccttaccaagctctacagaaaacgacggagcatgtggcaccagggtactccaacaaacttgtaactgtcgacaatgcatcaattatttacgagactgctgataaaaggggacatgtttccgcccggtctcgaactgGGGACCTTTCGcatgtgaggcgaacgtgataaccactacactacggaaacttcttcctaaccaacaacagaatctcactgcacacccacacacacacaaacaaggacacagaacgaggacacgcctttatcatgtcaaatgggcatttgggctcatgaaccagttgatatggttcttcaacaagtcagcgggcactgagacggtctaaggcagtggttctcaacccttgtcctcaggccagcatgctttagatcagtggttcttaaccctgtcctcagggaacccctgtcctgcatgtttttagaggtttcttggctccaacacacctgattcaaatgcatgttcgttacaagg
This genomic interval carries:
- the LOC134010148 gene encoding uncharacterized protein LOC134010148; amino-acid sequence: MSAEGGQKEKGKDGGGERDREAEKYGKELTVEVVVEGTENVSMMDLLKEVKKECGVVMGCRKRGDRTYELTMKDIEAKEKLMDGIRVRGALVHASDIVNNEMVVSFINLPVYLPDGKILAKLEEWGVRAISPLKRRVWPGTEIVDGTRFLKVRFTEQVRSLPYSTKFDTLREAGSEVGGDEEGQEDASDERDRETEMEQDEWGEESMEQGGGRKQKRAGATAKKEKKRRKAFEKRREEKGEDVEGRPQRYRGARKEVEVEEEGALKDAVANAQRRCTMRGTEMDKRRGLLSGEQLGSGNTERTPRGPTAYAVSHAHDIVSAFLLFVTPQIERVILDVTNREGYLKRGEEWKAMDATDLRAYIGLLILAGVYKSRGEAAASLWDAQSGRAIFRTTMQLKLFYTYSTSIRFDDRGTRAARRATEKLAAIREVWDMWVERLPRLYDPGPEVTVDEQLLAFRGRCPFKQYMPSKPAKYGIKSWVACDAKSSYAWKMQVYTGKQMDGVPERNQGMRVVLDVTEGLKDRNVTCDNFFTSYELGRELMATRNMTVVGTVRKNRAELLSELLTTKTQRVLSSQFAFTPTTTLVSYLAKKNKNVLLMSTRHTDAEISDRNDGKPTIVLDYNLNKGGVDNLDKVITAYSCKRKTARWPLVIFSNIVDVSSYNAFVIWREVNPNWMPRKRNKRRFFLEQLGRALVTPLIERRRCLRRTGAAAAVVKDLRMASCRDPPPQRRPGEDGAAATAASSSAGPTSPVPASKRKRCQKTEQLSRVQKRALLKPQRC